From [Clostridium] symbiosum, a single genomic window includes:
- the trxB gene encoding thioredoxin-disulfide reductase: MKQSYDVAVIGGGPGGYTAALYCARSGYSVIVLEKLSPGGQMATTGQVDNYPGFDEGIDGFELGEKMQKGAERFGVETAFVNVTEAKLDGDIKKITTSKGEIEARAVVLATGASPRELGLAEEKMLRGRGVAYCATCDGMMYKGKTVVVVGGGNSAAADALYLSKICKKVYLVHRRDSLRASRIYLEPLKNSGIEFVWNSRVTGILHDKKVSGVIVTNNDGTVKEIACDGVFAAIGRVPDTGLFQGQVEMDKQGYLVADETTRTNLPGVFAVGDARTKPLRQIVTAAADGAVASHYIEEYLV; the protein is encoded by the coding sequence ATGAAACAATCATATGATGTCGCCGTCATTGGCGGCGGACCGGGAGGATATACCGCGGCGCTCTACTGCGCCAGAAGCGGCTATTCGGTCATCGTACTGGAAAAACTTTCCCCAGGCGGCCAGATGGCTACCACCGGCCAGGTAGATAATTACCCGGGCTTCGATGAGGGCATTGACGGCTTTGAACTGGGTGAGAAGATGCAGAAAGGCGCAGAGCGTTTCGGCGTGGAAACGGCTTTTGTGAACGTCACGGAGGCAAAGCTGGACGGGGATATTAAGAAAATCACCACCTCCAAGGGAGAGATTGAGGCCCGTGCGGTGGTGCTCGCTACCGGCGCTTCCCCGCGTGAACTGGGCCTTGCAGAGGAAAAGATGCTTCGCGGCCGCGGAGTGGCATACTGTGCCACCTGCGACGGCATGATGTATAAAGGTAAGACGGTCGTCGTCGTAGGCGGCGGAAACAGCGCGGCCGCGGATGCGCTGTACCTTTCAAAGATTTGTAAAAAAGTGTATCTCGTACACCGCAGGGACAGTCTCCGCGCCTCCAGGATTTATCTGGAACCACTTAAAAACAGCGGCATAGAATTTGTCTGGAACAGCCGGGTAACCGGAATTCTGCACGATAAAAAAGTGTCTGGCGTTATCGTAACAAATAACGACGGCACGGTAAAAGAAATCGCATGCGACGGCGTTTTCGCCGCCATCGGCAGAGTGCCCGACACCGGCCTCTTCCAGGGACAGGTGGAAATGGATAAGCAGGGATATCTGGTTGCCGACGAAACCACCAGGACAAACCTCCCGGGCGTCTTCGCAGTCGGCGACGCCCGCACCAAACCCCTTCGCCAGATCGTAACCGCAGCCGCCGACGGGGCCGTGGCTTCGCATTATATCGAGGAATATCTGGTATAG
- the queA gene encoding tRNA preQ1(34) S-adenosylmethionine ribosyltransferase-isomerase QueA — protein sequence MDVKDFYYDLPQELIAQDPLEDRSSSRLLVLDKDTGEIEHRVFRDILSYLREGDCLVINDTKVIPARLIGSKEGTDAKIEVLLLKRRENDIWETLVKPGKKAKPGTVISFGDGLLKGTVIDVVEEGNRLIQFSYEGIFEEILDQLGQMPLPPYITHQLQDKNRYQTVYAKHEGSAAAPTAGLHFTKELLQQIEDMGVKIAHVTLHVGLGTFRPVKVENVLDHHMHSEFYIVDEDEAEKINSTKRDGGRVICVGTTSCRTLESATGEDGILRAGSGWTEIFIYPGYQFKILDCLITNFHLPESTLVMLVSALAGREHVLAAYEEAIKERYRFFSFGDAMFIM from the coding sequence ATGGATGTAAAAGATTTTTATTATGACTTACCACAGGAATTAATTGCACAGGATCCGCTGGAAGATCGTTCTTCTTCCCGTCTTCTGGTGCTGGACAAGGACACAGGTGAGATAGAGCACAGAGTTTTCAGGGATATTTTATCTTATCTCAGGGAAGGGGACTGTCTTGTCATTAACGACACAAAGGTAATACCCGCCCGCCTGATTGGAAGCAAAGAGGGAACCGACGCTAAGATTGAGGTCCTGCTTTTAAAACGAAGGGAAAATGACATCTGGGAGACGCTTGTAAAACCGGGGAAGAAGGCAAAACCGGGTACCGTTATAAGCTTTGGGGATGGCCTTTTAAAGGGCACGGTAATCGATGTGGTGGAAGAAGGAAACCGCCTGATTCAGTTCTCCTATGAGGGAATCTTTGAGGAAATCCTGGATCAGCTTGGACAGATGCCTCTCCCGCCCTATATCACCCATCAGTTACAGGATAAAAACCGCTACCAGACCGTCTATGCAAAGCATGAAGGTTCTGCGGCCGCTCCGACGGCGGGACTTCATTTTACAAAAGAGCTGTTACAGCAGATTGAGGATATGGGGGTCAAAATTGCCCATGTCACGCTTCATGTGGGCCTTGGCACATTCCGTCCCGTAAAGGTGGAAAACGTCCTGGATCATCACATGCACTCTGAGTTCTATATCGTGGATGAGGACGAGGCTGAGAAGATAAACAGCACAAAGAGAGACGGAGGCCGCGTTATCTGTGTGGGAACGACAAGCTGCCGCACCCTGGAATCGGCAACGGGAGAGGACGGAATCCTGAGAGCCGGAAGCGGCTGGACGGAGATTTTTATCTATCCGGGTTACCAGTTTAAAATTCTGGACTGCCTGATTACCAACTTCCATCTGCCGGAATCCACCCTGGTTATGCTGGTTTCCGCCCTGGCGGGACGCGAACATGTATTGGCGGCCTATGAGGAGGCTATTAAAGAGAGATATCGGTTCTTCAGTTTTGGGGATGCGATGTTTATTATGTGA
- a CDS encoding MerR family transcriptional regulator: MKTVKEVSEITGLSVRTLRYYDEIGLLKPAGLTEAGYRLYDETALEKLREIMFFRELEIPLADIKEMMERPAYDIKQALSLQKSRLEQKRNHLNGIIELIGDDVEHIGKMNFEAFNEEDIDKIITHSLERQGKESIEAIIGKFGSIEAYRDFFAESMKDEKMSVHFIKMYGSKDKAVEASLNSTGDGGELEKMRDGNDRIYRLFARAMETGDEALAMEAVRMLSENYKSMFRMDNARYLLLRVAEDYLEEKKVPELIEATEKEYGRGITEYIGKAIRRYFGE; this comes from the coding sequence GTGAAAACGGTAAAAGAGGTGTCTGAGATAACGGGACTGAGCGTCAGGACATTGCGGTATTACGATGAAATCGGTCTGCTGAAACCTGCCGGACTGACAGAAGCCGGCTATCGGCTTTACGATGAAACAGCGCTTGAAAAACTGCGGGAGATTATGTTTTTCAGGGAGCTGGAAATCCCTCTGGCCGATATAAAGGAGATGATGGAACGGCCTGCCTATGATATAAAACAGGCTCTTTCACTTCAAAAGTCCCGGCTGGAACAAAAAAGAAACCACTTAAACGGAATTATAGAACTGATAGGCGATGATGTGGAGCACATCGGTAAAATGAATTTTGAAGCATTTAATGAGGAAGATATTGATAAAATCATAACCCATTCCCTGGAACGGCAGGGAAAGGAATCAATTGAGGCAATCATCGGTAAATTTGGGAGTATTGAGGCATACCGTGATTTTTTTGCCGAGAGTATGAAAGATGAAAAAATGAGTGTTCATTTCATTAAAATGTACGGAAGTAAAGATAAGGCGGTGGAGGCAAGCTTAAATTCCACGGGGGACGGTGGAGAACTTGAGAAAATGCGTGACGGGAACGACAGGATCTACAGATTGTTTGCCCGGGCTATGGAAACCGGTGATGAGGCCCTGGCGATGGAGGCGGTCAGAATGCTTTCCGAAAATTACAAGTCCATGTTCCGGATGGACAATGCCAGGTATCTGCTTCTGAGAGTGGCGGAGGATTATCTGGAGGAAAAGAAGGTTCCGGAGCTCATTGAGGCAACGGAAAAAGAGTACGGCCGGGGAATCACGGAATACATCGGCAAAGCTATCCGTCGTTACTTCGGTGAATAG
- a CDS encoding aminoglycoside adenylyltransferase: MKETTDRETLEEILDLLDGMGMRYWIDGGWGVDIILGRQSREHRDIDVDIDGEYTDVLLKALEDKGYVITTDWRPCRIELSHPLLGYIDIHPFVIAEDGSARQADPEGGWYELQAEWFSSAVFEGRKIPCISAEAQKLFHTGYEPREVDKVDMQNLDAFLKGQDKL, from the coding sequence ATGAAAGAAACGACAGACAGGGAAACACTGGAAGAAATACTTGATTTACTGGATGGCATGGGAATGCGGTACTGGATTGACGGTGGATGGGGAGTTGATATCATACTGGGCAGGCAGAGCAGAGAACACAGGGACATTGACGTGGACATTGACGGGGAATATACGGATGTTTTGCTGAAGGCCCTGGAAGATAAGGGATATGTGATTACGACAGACTGGAGGCCATGCCGCATTGAACTCAGCCATCCGCTTCTCGGATATATCGACATCCATCCTTTTGTTATTGCAGAAGACGGCAGCGCCAGGCAGGCCGACCCGGAGGGCGGCTGGTATGAGCTGCAGGCGGAATGGTTTTCTTCCGCCGTATTCGAGGGCAGGAAAATTCCGTGTATTTCGGCCGAGGCGCAGAAGCTGTTCCACACCGGATATGAGCCGAGAGAAGTGGATAAGGTGGATATGCAGAACCTGGACGCATTTTTAAAGGGACAGGATAAATTGTAG
- the lepB gene encoding signal peptidase I, with product MENKTENKNSEEKKGFKAELISWIQIIATAAVIAFVLNTFIIANSDVPSDSMENTIMTGSRIIGSRLNYHFTEPERGDIAIFVFGWQCPVCHRRIEGERPDVCPACDSEINKKGKTVHYVKRIIGIPGDIIDIRDGEVYLNGSETPLDEPYLREDMEPEESLHFEVPEDSYFMMGDNRNNSFDGRYWKNHFVPKEKITAKVLFEYFPKIKALH from the coding sequence ATGGAAAATAAAACAGAGAATAAAAATTCAGAAGAGAAAAAGGGATTTAAGGCGGAACTGATAAGCTGGATTCAGATTATTGCCACCGCGGCTGTCATTGCCTTTGTCCTGAACACATTTATTATCGCCAACAGCGATGTTCCCTCCGACTCCATGGAAAATACCATTATGACGGGAAGCAGGATCATCGGTTCCCGTCTCAACTACCATTTCACGGAGCCGGAACGAGGCGATATCGCCATCTTTGTCTTTGGCTGGCAATGCCCGGTCTGCCACAGGCGGATCGAGGGCGAGCGGCCGGATGTCTGCCCTGCCTGTGACTCCGAAATAAATAAAAAGGGAAAAACCGTCCACTATGTAAAGCGAATCATCGGCATTCCCGGTGATATTATTGACATCCGGGACGGAGAGGTCTATCTGAACGGGTCGGAAACGCCCCTGGATGAACCTTATCTGCGTGAGGACATGGAGCCGGAAGAGAGTCTTCATTTTGAAGTTCCAGAAGACAGTTATTTTATGATGGGCGATAACCGGAACAACTCGTTTGACGGCCGATACTGGAAAAACCACTTCGTCCCAAAAGAGAAAATAACTGCGAAAGTATTGTTTGAATATTTTCCCAAAATCAAAGCGCTTCACTAA
- a CDS encoding chemotaxis protein CheW, whose amino-acid sequence MNTFEKAANATYLTVLSQGQLYGIPLKYVVHIIPVQKIREAPELPSYVKGKIKHEGTSIPVIDLRLRLGLEETAWDEETCIVVMYVPTGTVGLLVDAAGEIKELADGDCRMETEEENPFVLKQCIKNKQEIKILDLMKVVMM is encoded by the coding sequence ATGAACACATTTGAAAAAGCGGCAAATGCAACTTATCTGACTGTCCTGAGCCAGGGACAGCTTTATGGAATACCCCTGAAATACGTTGTACATATCATACCGGTCCAGAAGATCAGGGAGGCGCCGGAACTTCCTTCTTATGTGAAGGGAAAAATTAAACATGAGGGAACCTCCATTCCCGTGATAGACTTAAGACTCCGTCTGGGGCTTGAGGAAACGGCCTGGGATGAGGAAACCTGCATTGTAGTCATGTATGTTCCAACGGGGACGGTTGGACTGCTTGTGGATGCCGCAGGGGAGATAAAAGAACTTGCAGACGGGGACTGCAGGATGGAGACGGAAGAGGAGAATCCATTTGTCCTCAAACAATGTATTAAAAATAAGCAGGAAATAAAAATCCTGGATTTAATGAAGGTAGTAATGATGTAA
- a CDS encoding DedA family protein, producing MQQFIVEVMNSFGYIGIFVLILVENLFPPIPSEVILTFGGFMTTYTAMNVPGVIAASTAGSVFGAVILYYAGRLIPKDMLKNMLEGKIGKRLHFEQEDVQDAEGWFDTKGKSTVFFCRCVPIIRSLISIPAGMAGMKMAPFLILTFAGSLVWNTVLVTAGAVAGASWGKILGVLDTYSNITIIVVGIAALIGSTIYFGRRKGEEQ from the coding sequence GTGGAAGTGATGAACTCGTTCGGATACATAGGGATTTTTGTGCTGATTCTGGTTGAAAACCTGTTTCCGCCGATCCCGTCAGAAGTCATTCTCACCTTTGGCGGGTTTATGACCACCTATACGGCAATGAATGTGCCCGGAGTGATTGCCGCATCGACGGCCGGTTCCGTTTTTGGCGCGGTCATTCTTTATTATGCGGGGCGGCTGATACCAAAGGATATGCTGAAAAATATGCTGGAGGGAAAGATCGGGAAACGTCTTCATTTTGAACAGGAGGATGTGCAGGATGCGGAAGGCTGGTTTGACACGAAGGGTAAAAGTACCGTCTTTTTCTGCCGCTGTGTGCCGATTATCAGGAGCCTGATCTCAATACCGGCCGGGATGGCGGGTATGAAGATGGCTCCCTTTCTGATTCTGACTTTTGCCGGGAGCCTTGTCTGGAACACGGTGCTCGTAACGGCCGGAGCCGTTGCCGGGGCCTCCTGGGGGAAGATCCTCGGCGTGCTCGATACCTATTCAAACATCACGATCATTGTGGTGGGAATCGCGGCTCTGATCGGCAGTACAATCTATTTTGGAAGGAGAAAAGGCGAGGAACAGTAA